The Mangrovibacillus cuniculi sequence CACACCACGAGAGTTTGTAACACCCGAAGTCGGTGGGGTAACCTTTTGGAGCCAGCCGCCTAAGGTGGGACAGATGATTGGGGTGAAGTCGTAACAAGGTAGCCGTATCGGAAGGTGCGGCTGGATCACCTCCTTTCTAAGGATATATTACGGAACAGTACTTCTTCGGAAGTACTGACGTTCGGCACATACATTGGTTTGTTTAGTTTTGATGGTTCAATCCATCAAAACTTTTGTTCTTTGAAAACTAAATACTGTAAGACACCAAAGCAATTAAAACCGAGAATCGCCATCTTAAGATTTCTTTCCATTATGGTAAGAAAAAAATATAGCATTATTAACGGTTAAGTTAATAAGGGCGCACGGTGGATGCCTTGGCACTAGGAGCCGATGAAGGACGTCACTAACAACGATATGCTTCGGGGAGCTGTAAGTAAGCTTCGATCCGGAGATTTCCGAATGGGGAAACCCACTGTTCGTAATGGAACAGTATCCTTCTCTGAATACATAGGAGTTGGAAGGCAGACCCGGGGAACTGAAACATCTAAGTACCCGGAGGAAGAGAAAGCAAACGCGATTCCCTTAGTAGCGGCGAGCGAAACGGGAACAGCCCAAACCAAGAGGCTTGCCTCTTGGGGTTGTAGGACACTCTATACGGAGTTACAAAAGAACGAGGTAGATGAAGCGACCTGGAAAGGTCCGCAAGAGAAGGTAAAAGCCCTGTAGTCGAAATCTTGTTCTCTCCTGAGTGGATCCTGAGTACGGCGGAACACGTGAAATTCCGTCGGAATCCGGGAGGACCATCTCCCAAGGCTAAATACTCCCTAGTGACCGATAGTGAACCAGTACCGTGAGGGAAAGGTGAAAAGCACCCCGGAAGGGGAGTGAAATAGATCCTGAAACCGTGTGCCTACAAGTAGTTAGAGCCCGTTAATGGGTGATAGCGTGCCTTTTGTAGAATGAACCGGCGAGTTACGATTTCATGCAAGGTTAAGTTTTAGAAGACGGAGCCGCAGCGAAAGCGAGTCTGAATAGGGCGAATGAGTATGAGGTCGTAGACCCGAAACCAGGTGATCTACCCATGTCCAGGGTGAAGTTCAGGTAACACTGAATGGAGGCCCGAACCCACGCACGTTGAAAAGTGCGGGGATGAGGTGTGGGTAGCGGAGAAATTCCAATCGAACTTGGAGATAGCTGGTTCTCTCCGAAATAGCTTTAGGGCTAGCCTCACGTTGTAAGAGTCTTGGAGGTAGAGCACTGTTTGGACTAGGGGCCCCCATCGGGTTACCGAATTCAGACAAACTCCGAATGCCAATGACTTATCCGTGGGAGTCAGACTGCGAGTGATAAGATCCGTAGTCGAAAGGGAAACAGCCCAGACCACCAGCTAAGGTCCCAAAGTATACGTTAAGTGGAAAAGGATGTGGAGTTGCTTAGACAACCAGGATGTTGGCTTAGAAGCAGCCACCATTTAAAGAGTGCGTAATAGCTCACTGGTCGAGTGACTCTGCGCCGAAAATGTACCGGGGCTAAACGTATCACCGAAGCTGTGGATTCACACCGTTGGTGTGAGTGGTAGGAGAGCGTTCTAAGTGCGTCGAAGCTAGACCGGGAGGACTGGTGGAGCGCTTAGAAGTGAGAATGCCGGTATGAGTAGCGAAAGAAGGGTGAGAATCCCTTCCACCGAATGCCTAAGGTTTCCTGAGGAAGGCTCGTCCGCTCAGGGTTAGTCGGGACCTAAGCCGAGGCCGAATGGCGTAGGCGATGGACAACAGGTTGATATTCCTGTACCACCTCTCTTCCGTTTGAGCAATGGGGGGACGCAGGAGGATAGGGTATGCGCACTGCTGGATATGTGCGCTCAAGCAGTAAGACTGGTAACGAGGCAAATCCCGTTACCGTAAGGTCAAGCTGTGATGACGAGGGAATTATAGTACCGAAGTACCTGATTTCACACTGCCAAGAAAAGCCTCTAGCGAGGAAGAAGGTGCCCGTACCGCAAACCGACACAGGTAGGCGAGGAGAGAATCCTAAGGTGTGCGAGAGAACTCTCGTTAAGGAACTCGGCAAAATGACCCCGTAACTTCGGGAGAAGGGGTGCTCTGATAGGGTGAAAGCCCGAGAGAGCCGCAGTGAATAGGCCCAGGCGACTGTTTAGCAAAAACACAGGTCTCTGCGAAGCCGCAAGGCGAAGTATAGGGGCTGACGCCTGCCCGGTGCTGGAAGGTTAAGGAGAGGGGTTAGCTCACGCGAAGCTCTGAACCGAAGCCCCAGTAAACGGCGGCCGTAACTATAACGGTCCTAAGGTAGCGAAATTCCTTGTCGGGTAAGTTCCGACCCGCACGAAAGGCGTAACGATCTGGGCACTGTCTCAACGAGAGACTCGGTGAAATTATAGTACCTGTGAAGATGCAGGTTACCCGCGACAGGACGGAAAGACCCCGTGGAGCTTTACTGCAACCTGATATTGAATTTTGGTACAGCTTGTACAGGATAGGTAGGAGCCTTGGAAGCCGGAGCGGCAGCTTCGGTGGAGGCATTGGTGGGATACTACCCTGGCTGTATTGAACTTCTAACCCGCGCCCCTTATCGGGGTGGGAGACAGTGTCAGGTGGGCAGTTTGACTGGGGCGGTCGCCTCCTAAAAGGTAACGGAGGCGCCCAAAGGTTCCCTCAGAATGGTTGGAAATCATTCGTAGAGTGTAAAGGCACAAGGGAGCTTGACTGCGAGACCTACAAGTCGAGCAGGGACGAAAGTCGGGCTTAGTGATCCGGTGGTTCCGCATGGAAGGGCCATCGCTCAACGGATAAAAGCTACCCCGGGGATAACAGGCTTATCTCCCCCAAGAGTCCACATCGACGGGGAGGTTTGGCACCTCGATGTCGGCTCATCGCATCCTGGGGCTGTAGTCGGTCCCAAGGGTTGGGCTGTTCGCCCATTAAAGCGGTACGCGAGCTGGGTTCAGAACGTCGTGAGACAGTTCGGTCCCTATCCGTCGTGGGCGTAGGAAATTTGAGAGGAGCTGTCCTTAGTACGAGAGGACCGGGATGGACGCACCGCTGGTGTACCAGTTGTCTTGCCAAAGGCATCGCTGGGTAGCTATGTGCGGAAGGGATAAGTGCTGAAAGCATCTAAGCATGAAGCCCCCCTCAAGATGAGATTTCCCATTCGTAAGAAGTAAGATCCCTGAAAGATGATCAGGTAGATAGGTTCGAGGTGGAAGCATGGCGACATGTGGAGCTGACGAATACTAATCGATCGAGGACTTAACCAAGTCAAACTTGGTGATTCTCGGCAATACGCTTTGGTGGCGCGCAGTATTTAGTTTTGAAGGAATAAAGGTGAAAAAAACACTTGATTTTTTCTTCAAATATAGTAAAATAAATTTTGTCTTAAGAGACAAAAGAGATTTGAAGCAATAATGTCTGGTGGCGATAGCGAGAAGGTCACACCCGTTCCCATCCCGAACACGGCAGTTAAGCTTCTCAGCGCCAATGGTAGTTGGGGGATCTCCCCCTGTGAGAGTAGGACGTCGCCAGGCTTATATGATTCCGCAGTAGCTCAGTGGTAGAGCTATCGGCTGTTAACCGATCGGTCGCAGGTTCGAGTCCTGCCTGCGGAGCCATTGCTTCCATAGCTCAGCAGGTAGAGCACTTCCATGGTAAGGAAGAGGTCACCGGTTCGAGCCCGGTTGGAAGCTTATTTAATTTCACTTTACTGGCCCGTTGGTCAAGCGGTTAAGACACCGCCCTTTCACGGCGGTAACACGGGTTCGAATCCCGTACGGGTCACCATTTATACATATTAAAAATATGGAGGATTAGCTCAGCTGGGAGAGCACCTGCCTTACAAGCAGGGGGTCGGCGGTTCGATCCCGTCATCCTCCACCATATATTTTGCCGGTGTAGCTCAGTTGGTAGAGCAACTGACTTGTAATCAGTAGGTCGTGGGTTCGACTCCTATCGCCGGCACCATCCAAGTGGAGGGGTAGCGAAGTGGCTAAACGCGGCGGACTGTAAATCCGCTCCCTCAGGGTTCGGCGGTTCGAATCCGTCCCCCTCCACCACTTATTTACCTTTAATAGAGGTTTTTTTATTACTATTAATTCAGTAATTGGTTATGCATAGTATACTTTACTCTGGTTAAACTATTACTATCACATTATTGGGCTATAGCCAAGCGGTAAGGCAACGGACTTTGACTCCGTCATGCGTTGGTTCGAATCCAGCTAGCCCAGCCAATTTTAGAGCCATTAGCTCAGTTGGTAGAGCATCTGACTTTTAATCAGAGGGTCGAAGGTTCGAGTCCTTCATGGCTCATCACATAAAACTAGTCTACTTTTGTAGGCTAGTTTTTTTGTTACGTGATCAATAACAACTCATCGTTAGTCACGTGATGTGGTTGACTCTTAGATGAGTCTCCTTTATTTAATTAAAAATGATACTTTGTACAAAAGAGATACGTAATGGGATCTTAAATAGGTTTTCTTTTATGAAGATTACAGGTATGTGAGTTGAAAGGTGTTGTTCTATACTCATCTGGTGCGAGGAAATCCGCCGTGAGAAGAGAATAGGAGCGCTCTATACTCATCTGGCGCGAGGAAATCCGCCGTGAGAAGAGAATAGGAGCGCTCTATACTCATCTGGCTCGAGGAAATCCGCCGTGAGAAGAGAATAGAAGCTATCTATGCCCATCTGGCGCGAGAAAACCCTTAGCAAGAAAAGAATATGGCCCCTACAAGCACTCATGCACCAAGATAACAATGAGAGAAAGCATAAGAACATTTCACACTTCCCCTCAGTAATAAGTTTATGGACATAAAGAAATTTATTTTTAAAAGTGGCGCTAGAAGCAGACCCTACATATACCGAATGGACAAATTGGAGAATTGTCTCTCTATACTTCACCATACAAGCTAAGATTGATATAAAACGACTAAATATAAAATTATATATTCTGAATAGTTATGCAAAATTTTGTTGAGTTGAGTCATGTTCCTATTTACTCTTACAATAGAAGAAAGATAAAAAGGGGGAAACATTCATGAAATCAATCTCTTTAATAGGTGTACCAATGGATTTAGGTCAAATGAGACGTGGAGTAGACATGGGGCCTAGTGCTATCAGATATGCAGGTGTAGTAGAACGTTTAGAAAACATCGGTCATACAGTAAGAGATCGAGGGGATGTTTTAATTGAAGCAGCTGAAAGAGTGCAAGACCCTTCTACTAATTTGAGAAATTTGAAAGCGGTTGCTAAAGGGAATACGGAGCTGGCCATAACGGTTGATAAAGTTATTACTGAAGGGGACTTTCCTTTAGTACTAGGTGGGGACCATAGTATTGCGATGGGCACAATTGCTGGGCTAGCAAGGCATTATAGTAATTTAGGGATTATTTGGTATGATGCACATGGAGATTTAAACACTGGAGAAACCTCTCCATCTGGTAATATACACGGGATGCCACTAGCGGTTAGTTTAGGAATAGGTCACCCGACTTTAACTTCCATACACGGTGATTCTCCAAAAATAAAACCGGAGAATATTGTTATCATTGGAGCAAGATCTCTAGATGAGGGAGAACGAACGTTAATTAAGGAAAAAGGAATTAAGGTATATACCATGCATGAGGTAGACCGTCTTGGAATGACTCAAGTAATGGATGAAACTATCAGTTACTTAAAAGAAAAGAATCTAGATGGGGTGCATTTATCTTTAGATTTAGATGCGTTGGATCCACAAGAAGCACCAGGGGTAGGAACACCGGTTCCAGGTGGAGCTACTTATAGAGAAAGTCACTTGGCTATGGAGATGTTAGAAGAGTCAAAGTTAATTACTTCAGCTGAATTTGTAGAAGTAAATCCTATTCTAGATGAGAAAAACAAAACTGCGGCTACAGCAGTTGCTCTCATTGGCTCTTTATTTGGTGAGAAGCTTTTGTGATAGAAAGAAAACACACCTGAAAATGAGTGGTTACTGTTCACGTAACAAAAAAAGAATGTCAGGACTTCCTGACATTCTTTTTATTATTTTCTAGCCATAGTTGATTTAATAGTTGATCTAGTTCTACACTTGCTGCAACTACTTCTGAGTGTGCAAAGGAATACTTTGAAGCGAGTTTCACCATCTTTTGACGACAATATTCAATATGTTCTTCTAAACTCTTCATCAGTCATTCCTCCTGCAAATGGTATATATATACTTTATCCCCTTTTTACAAAAAGTACAAACATATATAGTAAAAATTTGTTAGAATAAACCTATAAATTATTTTTAGAACGGTGAAACTTTTTTGAAACCTATACGTATAAAAGGTAGCCGCAGAGGCGGAGGGTATAGAAAATGGACTTACTAGTAAAGAAGAGAATTAAACAGGTATTAGCTGGTGATCAGAATGCGTATGGTGAAATTGTTGAACTTTACAAAGATAAAGTCTTTCAATTATGCTATCGAATGCTTGGTAACCGTCATGAAGCGGAAGATATGGCACAAGAAGCGTTTATTCGTGCATATGTAAATATTCATACGTATCATCTTGATCGGAAATTTTCCACGTGGTTGTTTCGGATAGCCACTAATGTATGTATTGACCGTATCAGAAAGAAAAAGCCTGATTACTATTTAGATGCAGAGGTTGCAGGGACGGAAGGTTTAACGATGTATTCTCAAATTGCTTCTACGGAATTAAAACCTGATGAAGAAGTAGAACAATTGGAGATAGGTCATACAATACAACAAGAGATAATGCAATTGCCAGAAAAGTATCGATCAGTTATTTTATTAAAGTATATGGAAGAATTGCCTTTACAAGAGATTAGTGAAATATTAGATATGCCTCTTGGAACTGTGAAGACGCGTATACACCGAGGAAGAGAAGCGCTTCGCAAACGATTAAGACACTTATAAAGAGGTGAAAGACCTTGACGCGATGTTCAGATGAAATGATCAATGCTATGCATGATTATTTAGATGGCGATTTATCGGTAGAAGAACAACAACAGTTAATGGCGCATTTAAATCAATGCCAGGACTGTTTAGAGCATTTTAATGAATTGAAAAAAGTTATTGCACTTGTCCAGAGTACTTCTCATATTAGTGCACCAGATAATTTCACACAGAATGTATTAGATAAACTACCGAAAGAGAAAAAACGTATCGGTGCAAAGAGATGGTTACAACAATACCCTCTATTATCCGCGGCTGCTATGTTTATTGTTTTGATGGGTGGCAGTTTATTTACTACTTGGAACGGAACAGATGAGTTCTCCTATACAAAGCAACCTAATTTGGTTGCTAGTGGTGATACTGTAGTGGTTCCACCAGGTGAAACGGTTCAAGGTGATGTAATCGTGCGAAACGGTAACATCAAAATTGAAGGAAAAGTAGATGGAAGTGTTACTGTTATAAATGGCGATAAATACTTAGCTTCTGCTGGTTCCGTAACTGGTGAGATTGAGGAGATTGATCAAGCATTCGAATGGTTGTGGTACCAGATGAAAAAGTTAGGAAAACAATTTGTGCCATAAAAGTAGGACAAACCGGGTGAGTCGGATAGATGATTCACCTGGTTTTGTTTAGTTAAGGAAAGGTATTTACATCATGAATTTATCATTAACTCGTAACATGACCGTAATTACGTTTTTATTTTCCAGTATGCTATAATGAAAAAGATACCCCTATTCCTACGCATCAAAAGATGATTATATAGATGGAGGATGAAATATGCCTTTTGAAGACTTTATGATGTTAGACTACATGACTAACATCATTGATATATTATTAGTTTGGTTTGTCATATATAAAATAATTATGGTAATCAAGGGGACCAAAGCGGTTCAGCTATTAAAAGGGATCTTTGTTATTATCATTGTTCAAACACTTAGTGTGTTCTTAGGATTTGATACGCTTAGTGCGATGATGGAACAAGTAATCGAGTGGGGTTTCTTGGCCATTATAATTATCTTCCAGCCTGAGTTGAGGAGAGCATTAGAGCAACTTGGAAGAGGAAGACTTTTCGCTAGAAGTGGCAATCAAGAAGAAGAAGAAACGAAATTAATTATTGACCATATTGGTACGTCTATAAGCTATATGGCAAAACGTCGTATCGGCGCGCTTTTATCAATCGAGCGTGAAACTGGATTAGGTGATTACATAGAAACAGGAATACCTCTTCAGTCTAAAATTACGTCAGAACTTCTAATTAACATCTTCATACCTAATACTCCATTGCATGATGGAGCGGTGGTGTTACAAAAAAATCAAATTGCTGCAGCAGCTTGTTATCTCCCTCTCTCGGAGAGTGCCTTTATTTCAAAGGAACTGGGTACTAGACACAGAGCAGCAATTGGAATAAGTGAAGTAACAGATGCTATTACCATTGTTGTTTCTGAGGAAACGGGAGCAGTGTCATTAACGAAAAATGGTGAGCTACATCGTGGGTTGAGTGTGGAAGATTTAAAGAGTCTATTATCAGAAGAGTTGTTATCTTCTTCAAAATCAAAACAAAACAACTCCTCACTATTCTCGATGAGGGGGAAGCGTAATGATTGATAAGTTTATGGAAAGTAAATGGTTTATGAGAGTAGTGGCACTACTGTTAGCATTACTCCTGTATTCATCCGTTAATTTTGACCAAGATCAATCTCCCCAGACTGCTAGTAGTTCTGATAGCTTGGAAGTGATTGAAGAAGTACCAGTGGATGTTATTTACGATAATGAAAACTTTGTAGTGACAGGAGCTCCATCAACGGTCACGATGACAATTGAGGGCCCTCGGGCAATTGTGCAGTCTACTCGAGCACAAAAAGAATATGAAGTATTTATTGATATGTCTAATGCAGACATAGGCGAAGTAAATGTTCCTATACAAGTAAGGAATATTTCCGAGAAGCTAACAGTTACCTTAGATCCAACGTATGCAGATGTTTCTTTACAAGAAAGAGTATCGAAGGAATTCTCTGTAGAAGCAGAATTCGATACGTCCCAACTTGCAGAAGGATTTGAATCTGATACCCCTATTGTGGATCCAACGAAAGTAACAATCGTCGGTGCAAAAAATGTAATAGATCAAATCACGTATGTAAAAGCTGCCTTAAATATCGGTTCTGAAGTAGATGAAACGATATTAACCAATGCTCCTATCAGAGTGCTGGATAGAGATCTAAATCTATTAAATGTAGTGGTAGAGCCCGCTAGAGTGGAAGTTAGAGTACCAGTACGAAACCCTAGTAAGACAGTTCCTGTTGAAATCGTTCAATCAGGTAAACTACCAGATGGAGTTACACTGAACTCTATTAGTACAGATGTAAAAGAAATTACTTTGTACGGCCGACAAAGCGTTCTAGATCGAATCGAACGTTATGAGGTGAAAGTAGATGTAACCAAATTGGAAGAAGACGATGTGGTAAATATACCGGTTAATCTACAAGACGGTTTAAATCGAGCAAGTGAAGACGAAATTCCGGTACAGGTAGACATTACAAAGGAAGAAGAGAGAACGTTCTCTGATGTTTCCATCTCTACTTCTGGATTAGAGAATGGTCTAGAAGTAGAGTTTGTTACTCCTAAAAATGGACGTACGAACGTTACAGCTTCAGGAGAGTCTACCATTGTACAAGAATTAGAGGGTTCTGCTTTTACTTTACTATTAGATTTAAGTGGCTTAGAAGCAGGAGAACATACTATTCCTATAGATGTAGATGGACCGGACAATGTAGTTTGGTCTTTCCCGTCAAAGAATGTAACGATTAGAATAATAGAACCAGACAGTGAAAACGCCTAGGCGTATCGATAAAGGAGAGAATGAACTATGGGTAAATATTTTGGAACAGATGGCGTACGTGGTATTGCTAATACGGAATTATCGCCGGAGTTGGCATTTCGTTTAGGTCGCTTTGGAGGATACGTATTAACAAAGAATACAAAGCAGCAGCGTCCGAAAGTGATTATCGGACGTGACACACGTATTTCTGGCCACATGTTAGAAGGTGCATTAGTTGCTGGATTGCTATCCATTGGAGCTGAAGTCATGCGTTTAGGGGTCATTTCGACACCTGGAGTAGCTTATTTAACAAAAGCGCTTGGAGCACAAGCGGGAGTGATGATTTCTGCATCACATAATCCTGTTGCGGATAATGGTATTAAGTTCTTTGGTCCAGATGGTTTTAAACTATCTGATAGCCAGGAAGCGGAAATTGAAGAATTACTAGACCAAGTAAAAGATACGCTACCTCGTCCTGTTGGAGGAGATTTAGGACAAGTAAGCGATTATTTTGAAGGTGGACAAAAGTATCTTCAGTACTTAAAACAATCTGTTGATGAAGAGTTTACAGGTATTCACGTAGCGCTTGATTGTGCTCATGGCGCAACAAGTTCTTTAGCAGCACATTTGTTTGCAGATTTAGACGCAGATATTACTACGATGGGTGCTACACCTGATGGGTTAAACATCAATGAAGGCGTTGGATCTACTCATCCTGAGAAGCTAGCAGAACTAGTGTTAGAAAAAGGAGCAGATGTAGGACTTGCATTTGATGGAGATGGTGACCGTCTAATTGCAGTAGATGAAAAAGGACAAATTGTTGATGGTGACCAAATTATGTTTATCTGTGGTAAATATATGAAGCAAGAAGGCCGCTTAAAACACTCTACTGTCGTGTCTACAGTTATGAGTAATCTAGGTTTCCATAAAGGACTAGAAGAACTGAATATTGAAGGTGTTCAAACAGCTGTAGGTGATCGCTATGTTGTAGAAGCGATGAAAGAAAATGGGTATAACTTAGGTGGAGAACAATCTGGTCATATTATTTTCTTAGATTATAATACAACTGGTGATGGTCTACTAACTGGGTTGCAGTTAGTAAACATTATGAAAGCAACGAAAAAATCGTTATCAGAGCTTGCTGGTGAGATGAAGCAATACCCTCAGAAGTTAGTAAACGTTCGTGTAACGGATAAGCATGCAGTAACAGATAATGACAAAGTAGCAGAAGTTATTCGTCAAGTGGAGGAAGAAATGGGTGGTAACGGGCGTATTCTAGTTCGTCCATCTGGAACAGAGCCATTAGTTCGAGTAATGGCAGAAGCACCTACACAAGAAGCGTGTGATACATTTGTTGACCGTATTGCAGAAGTAGTAAAAGAAGAAATGGGATTATCTTAAAAGATTTTGTAACCTTTTCAAACTCGATACGTCTAAACTATATGCAGAGAGCGCACAGAATAATGGCTCTCTGCATATTCTTTGTTAGGAGTCGTATCTTACCACTAAAGGGTTTACACATTTTCGTTGACGATTTCGGAAATGATAAGGTAAGATAGATTCTGTTGTTTGAGAAAATGTAAATAACAAGGATTTACAAAGAACTCATTCGACAGGTTAAAGCGCCTGAACTACCATCTGGAGCGAACGGATTGTAGTTGACGAGGAGGAGGTTTATCGAAAGTTCGGCGGATGCCTCCCGATGTCGCACAGCATTGTAACGTGAAGTCTTAAACCATTGGGGTGACCTGATGCACAAAGGACGGAACATGTGCAACCATATAACGAGATAAGGGGACGGTTTACTTGTCCCCATGGGAAGTAAATTTGTCCTCTTATCCATAGAGGAGGAAATTGTAATATGTGTGGTATCGTAGGGTATATTGGAACGCAGGACACGAAAGAAATCCTTTTGAAAGGCTTAGAAAAACTAGAGTATCGTGGTTATGATTCTGCTGGTATTGCCGTTCAAAACGAAGAAGGTGTTCATGTATTTAAAGAAAAGGGTCGTATTGCTGACTTACGTGAAGTAGTAGCAAGTGATGTGTCCGCACAAACTGGTATTGGACATACACGTTGGGCAACTCATGGAGCTCCAAGCCGTCACAATGCTCACCCTCACCAAAGTACATCTGGTCGTTTCACTTTAGTTCACAATGGAGTAATTGAAAACTATTCTATCTTAAAGCGTGAATATCTTGCTGATGTAACGTTTGAAAGTGATACAGATACAGAAGTTATTGTACAGTTAGTAGATAAATTCTCTAAGGAAGGTCTTTCTACAGAGGAAGCATTCCGTGCTACATTAAAGCTTGTAAAAGGTTCGTATGCACTTGCTTTAATTGATGCAGAAAACGAAGAAACCATTTTTGTTGCAAAAAATAAATCTCCACTATTAGTAGGAGTTGGAGATACATTTAATGTTGTGGCATCTGATGCCATGGCAATGATACAAGTAACAGATCAATTCTTAGAGTTAATGGATAAAGAAATGGTTATTGTTACTCGTAATGAAGTAACGATTCAATCTCTTGAGGGTGAGATTCGTACTCGTGAGCCTTATACAGCAGAACTTGATGCTAGTGATATTGAAAAAGGTACGTACCCTCATTACATGTTAAAAGAAATTGATGAGCAACCGCTTGTGATGCGTAAAATTATTCAAGCGTACCAAAACGATCAAAACGAGTTAACAATTGATGCAGATATTCTTGCAGCAATGGATCAGTCGGATCGAGTGTATATTGTTGCTTGTGGAACTAGTTACCATGCAGGACTTGTAGGTAAACAGTTTATTGAAAAATTGGCTGGAGTACCTGTAGAAGTGCATGTGGCTTCTGAATTTGTTTATAACATGCCATTATTATCAGAGAAACCATTATTTATTTTCATTTCTCAATCCGGTGAAACAGCAGATAGCCGTGCGGTACTTGTAGAAGTGAAAAAGCTTGGTCACAAAGCGTTAACAATTACGAATGTACCAGGTTCAACCTTATCTCGTGAAGCAGATTACACG is a genomic window containing:
- the sigW gene encoding RNA polymerase sigma factor SigW; amino-acid sequence: MDLLVKKRIKQVLAGDQNAYGEIVELYKDKVFQLCYRMLGNRHEAEDMAQEAFIRAYVNIHTYHLDRKFSTWLFRIATNVCIDRIRKKKPDYYLDAEVAGTEGLTMYSQIASTELKPDEEVEQLEIGHTIQQEIMQLPEKYRSVILLKYMEELPLQEISEILDMPLGTVKTRIHRGREALRKRLRHL
- the glmS gene encoding glutamine--fructose-6-phosphate transaminase (isomerizing) yields the protein MCGIVGYIGTQDTKEILLKGLEKLEYRGYDSAGIAVQNEEGVHVFKEKGRIADLREVVASDVSAQTGIGHTRWATHGAPSRHNAHPHQSTSGRFTLVHNGVIENYSILKREYLADVTFESDTDTEVIVQLVDKFSKEGLSTEEAFRATLKLVKGSYALALIDAENEETIFVAKNKSPLLVGVGDTFNVVASDAMAMIQVTDQFLELMDKEMVIVTRNEVTIQSLEGEIRTREPYTAELDASDIEKGTYPHYMLKEIDEQPLVMRKIIQAYQNDQNELTIDADILAAMDQSDRVYIVACGTSYHAGLVGKQFIEKLAGVPVEVHVASEFVYNMPLLSEKPLFIFISQSGETADSRAVLVEVKKLGHKALTITNVPGSTLSREADYTLLLHAGPEIAVASTKAYTAQIAVLSILSAVTAKAKGRELGFDLVTELGIVATAMEALCDQKEEMEEIAREFLATTRNCFFIGRSLDYYVGLEGALKLKEISYIQAEGFAGGELKHGTIALIEEGTPVIALSTQENVDLSIRGNVKEVAARGANPCIISMKGLETEEDRFVLPAVHEILTPLVSVIPLQLISYYAALHRDCDVDKPRNLAKSVTVE
- the cdaA gene encoding diadenylate cyclase CdaA yields the protein MPFEDFMMLDYMTNIIDILLVWFVIYKIIMVIKGTKAVQLLKGIFVIIIVQTLSVFLGFDTLSAMMEQVIEWGFLAIIIIFQPELRRALEQLGRGRLFARSGNQEEEETKLIIDHIGTSISYMAKRRIGALLSIERETGLGDYIETGIPLQSKITSELLINIFIPNTPLHDGAVVLQKNQIAAAACYLPLSESAFISKELGTRHRAAIGISEVTDAITIVVSEETGAVSLTKNGELHRGLSVEDLKSLLSEELLSSSKSKQNNSSLFSMRGKRND
- the rocF gene encoding arginase, translated to MKSISLIGVPMDLGQMRRGVDMGPSAIRYAGVVERLENIGHTVRDRGDVLIEAAERVQDPSTNLRNLKAVAKGNTELAITVDKVITEGDFPLVLGGDHSIAMGTIAGLARHYSNLGIIWYDAHGDLNTGETSPSGNIHGMPLAVSLGIGHPTLTSIHGDSPKIKPENIVIIGARSLDEGERTLIKEKGIKVYTMHEVDRLGMTQVMDETISYLKEKNLDGVHLSLDLDALDPQEAPGVGTPVPGGATYRESHLAMEMLEESKLITSAEFVEVNPILDEKNKTAATAVALIGSLFGEKLL
- a CDS encoding YbbR-like domain-containing protein, with protein sequence MIDKFMESKWFMRVVALLLALLLYSSVNFDQDQSPQTASSSDSLEVIEEVPVDVIYDNENFVVTGAPSTVTMTIEGPRAIVQSTRAQKEYEVFIDMSNADIGEVNVPIQVRNISEKLTVTLDPTYADVSLQERVSKEFSVEAEFDTSQLAEGFESDTPIVDPTKVTIVGAKNVIDQITYVKAALNIGSEVDETILTNAPIRVLDRDLNLLNVVVEPARVEVRVPVRNPSKTVPVEIVQSGKLPDGVTLNSISTDVKEITLYGRQSVLDRIERYEVKVDVTKLEEDDVVNIPVNLQDGLNRASEDEIPVQVDITKEEERTFSDVSISTSGLENGLEVEFVTPKNGRTNVTASGESTIVQELEGSAFTLLLDLSGLEAGEHTIPIDVDGPDNVVWSFPSKNVTIRIIEPDSENA
- the glmM gene encoding phosphoglucosamine mutase; its protein translation is MGKYFGTDGVRGIANTELSPELAFRLGRFGGYVLTKNTKQQRPKVIIGRDTRISGHMLEGALVAGLLSIGAEVMRLGVISTPGVAYLTKALGAQAGVMISASHNPVADNGIKFFGPDGFKLSDSQEAEIEELLDQVKDTLPRPVGGDLGQVSDYFEGGQKYLQYLKQSVDEEFTGIHVALDCAHGATSSLAAHLFADLDADITTMGATPDGLNINEGVGSTHPEKLAELVLEKGADVGLAFDGDGDRLIAVDEKGQIVDGDQIMFICGKYMKQEGRLKHSTVVSTVMSNLGFHKGLEELNIEGVQTAVGDRYVVEAMKENGYNLGGEQSGHIIFLDYNTTGDGLLTGLQLVNIMKATKKSLSELAGEMKQYPQKLVNVRVTDKHAVTDNDKVAEVIRQVEEEMGGNGRILVRPSGTEPLVRVMAEAPTQEACDTFVDRIAEVVKEEMGLS
- a CDS encoding aspartyl-phosphate phosphatase Spo0E family protein, producing MKSLEEHIEYCRQKMVKLASKYSFAHSEVVAASVELDQLLNQLWLENNKKNVRKS
- a CDS encoding anti-sigma factor family protein; translation: MINAMHDYLDGDLSVEEQQQLMAHLNQCQDCLEHFNELKKVIALVQSTSHISAPDNFTQNVLDKLPKEKKRIGAKRWLQQYPLLSAAAMFIVLMGGSLFTTWNGTDEFSYTKQPNLVASGDTVVVPPGETVQGDVIVRNGNIKIEGKVDGSVTVINGDKYLASAGSVTGEIEEIDQAFEWLWYQMKKLGKQFVP